The Nicotiana tabacum cultivar K326 chromosome 5, ASM71507v2, whole genome shotgun sequence sequence TGCTTACGTTCTCGGTTTTCCCTTCCCCTAAGGTTTCTGACACTGTTGTCGAACCTTACAATGCTACTCTGTCCGTTCATCAACTAGTTGAAAATGCAGATGAATGTATGGTCCTTGACAATGAGGCTTTGTACGACATTTGCTTCAGAACCCTAAAGCTCACCACCCCAAGCTGTAAGAACTTTAGGCATCTTGATTTGCTCTTTCTCATATATTTTCTCATATTCACTTAATTGTCATGTACTTGTATTAACGATTTTCTTATTGCTTGATGGAACAGTTGGAGATCTGAATCATTTGATATCAGCCACAATGTCTGGTGTCACGTGCTGCTTGCGTTTCCCTGGGCAGTTGAACTCTGATCTAAGGAAATTAGCTGTGAATTTGATTCCATTCCCAAGGCTCCACTTCTTTATGGTTGGATTTGCGCCTTTGACTTCCCGTGGTTCTCAGCAGTACAGAGCTTTGACAGTTCCTGAGCTAACACAGCAAATGTGGGACTCTAAGAACATGATGTGCGCCGCTGACCCTCGCCATGGAAGATACTTGACCGCCTCTGCTATGTTCAGGGGTAAAATGAGCACAAAAGAGGTCGACGAGCAAATGCTCAATGTGCAGAACAAGAACTCCTCCTACTTTGTTGAGTGGATCCCAAACAATGTGAAATCAACTGTTTGTGATATCCCGCCAACTGGACTCAAGATGGCGTCGACCTTCATTGGGAATTCGACATCCATTCAGGAGATGTTTAGGCGTGTGAGCGAACAGTTTACTGCTATGTTCAGGAGAAAGGCTTTCTTGCATTGGTACACTGGTGAGGGAATGGATGAGATGGAGTTTACCGAGGCTGAAAGTAACATGAATGATCTGGTTTCAGAGTATCAGCAGTACCAAGATGCTACTGCAGACGAGGAGGGAGAGTATTACGAGGATGAAGAGGAAGCTCAGGAGGATTAATTTGAAATGTGATGGTGACTTTTTAAATATGAATTAAGCCAAAACCACAACCTCCAGTTGATGTTCTTTTGGCTGTGAGATGTAATAATACTCTTCAAACTTCAGGCTTTTAATATCTTGTAATATTTCTATTAGCTTTGGAAGACTACATGCTATGCTTATACAAGTATTATGTTGCTTGTCTGTTTGATAGTACTTATTTCTTTTGGCTTTGTTTTCTTGAACAATCTTATCTTAATTGTCCTTTAATGCTGCGTTgattatgtgtttatcttttgttTTAGTCCTTTAATGCTGCGTTGATTGTGTATCAGCAGCTTGTTTGTGCTTCGAGATTTTCCAAGTTGTTTGTGTTCTAGTTGTCTAGATTACATTCATGTCGGTTGATTTCGATGTTGCACTTGTTACTATGGCGACATGGAGCATTGTTCAAAGTTCTCCACAGAGTACCTCTGACCTGTTGTCAAAAGTCATGCTCTGCTATTTTAAGGCTCTGGTAGCTTAAGGCAAGTTTGAGTTTTTGCCAATCTTATCCTATTATTGAGAATTGTTGATTTTGTTGGATGTTTGGTCAAAAGTTTAATTGTTTCCATTGTACACTATGTTCGCTAGTATGCTCCGAACATTATAACGAAGCCAGGGGTGGTCGATCACATAATTTGCTGTAAGCTGACCAAGAAGAATAGCTGGCTGGTTACCTACAAAATCAACAATTCTCAATAATAGGATAAGATTGGCAAAAACTCAAACTTGCCTTAAGCTACCAGAGCCTTAAAATAGCAGAGCATGACTTTTGACAACAGGTCAGAGGTACTCTGTGGAAGGATACTATATGTTAAAGCCTTGTGATATGCATTTTCATATGTTGTGATCATTACGGATTGGTGAAGTTGTCTAAGACAAATTCACCTGAGATACCATACGGTCACTGCTCAAAACATGCTTTGGTCTCACGAGCTTATTCGAACTTCTTTAAGGATGATATTTAGCCTGGTGATTAAATTGATATCATCTCCAAGATCTGCAAGGAACTCTTCATTTAGGCAGTGTTTTCTAAACATAGAGCGATCAATGTTTTGAGAATCCATTAAGAGAATCAAGCACCACAACAGGGGCAAGTTTTCGGGAAAGCTATTATTATACTCCCTTCGATTCAATTTATGTGTTTTAGTTTGACTGGGCATAgaatttaagaaagtaaagaagtcaaaaaaACATGTGATCCGAAGCTAAATATGTGTGtaatataccaacatgtatgtGAATCTTATGGTCTTGCCATGTGGAAATATGGAGTTAAAGAGTTACTATATATAAAAAGAGACATTCTTTTTGAAACagctaaaaatgaaaatat is a genomic window containing:
- the LOC107775153 gene encoding tubulin beta-2 chain gives rise to the protein MREILHIQGGQCGNQIGAKFWEVVCAEHGIDSTGRYDGDADLQLERINVYYNEATCGRFVPRAVLMDLEPGTMDSIRSGPYGQIFRPDNFVFGQSGAGNNWAKGHYTEGAELIDSVLDVVRKEAENCDCLQGFQVCHSLGGGTGSGMGTLLISKIREEYPDRMMLTFSVFPSPKVSDTVVEPYNATLSVHQLVENADECMVLDNEALYDICFRTLKLTTPSFGDLNHLISATMSGVTCCLRFPGQLNSDLRKLAVNLIPFPRLHFFMVGFAPLTSRGSQQYRALTVPELTQQMWDSKNMMCAADPRHGRYLTASAMFRGKMSTKEVDEQMLNVQNKNSSYFVEWIPNNVKSTVCDIPPTGLKMASTFIGNSTSIQEMFRRVSEQFTAMFRRKAFLHWYTGEGMDEMEFTEAESNMNDLVSEYQQYQDATADEEGEYYEDEEEAQED